One Nicotiana sylvestris chromosome 12, ASM39365v2, whole genome shotgun sequence genomic window carries:
- the LOC104237622 gene encoding putative disease resistance protein RGA1 isoform X2, producing the protein MADPVIGATVQVFLEKLLSLTIEEVKSLRNCKNDLKMLKKTVTMIQAFIHDAEKRQVEDQTVEEWLKRLERVAEDAENVFDEFRYESLKAEVMKIRNKPMKKVCNFVSNTVLQCKMSRKINNINEELSAINKLAKDHGLQPPTGPSRQILPIRETDSVVVASDVVGRDKDVAEIKEKMLNMREDVVLCTIPIVGMGGSGKTTVAKIIFNDEQIKQQFEKRVWLCLPEMLETKSFLELMLESLTERTLEVRSRDIIVKKLQDELRGKKYLLVLDDLWRVDPTMWHDFGDTLRGINTSRGNCILVTTRRDEVASSVGATDPYMLEILADNHCWSIFKQRAFVDGKVTEHLLGNRIVEMCKGLPLAASVLGGLLRNKEKHEWQTILDGNPLVAGEDDTGENRIKKILKLSYDYLPFPHLKKCFAYFAMFPKKFEFEKDQLIQLWMAEGFLRPCQKTTVMEDAGNKFFELLLQNSLLQDVKLDEHNNITHCKMHDLVHDLAKDILKSKLFDAKTDGGDNLSQVRYFGWNSPRDQIEKINEPGRLCTLFWKSSDMSEDMLLRFQFLRVLNLSKSGIKELSASIGNLIYLRYLDLSDTKIKALPNSICKLYNLQTLRVNDCYGLKGFPYEMEHMISLRHIYYNSNRSQILNIGKLTCLQTLQHFNVGVEKGRRIEELGHLKNLRGKLTIKGLHLVRNREEAERAYLLEKPNIYKLAYLWSHRGCEISDEYVLDGLRPHPNLKSFEVRSYLGSRFPSLFNEEFLPNLVKLKLIGCRKCIEIPSLGQLKLLRHLELAEFDQLECIGPTFYGVELNNNGSSSNNANIQVFPSLKELVLEDMPSLTEWKGVELMPTRVGVRMFPALEKLSISNCQRLKSTPNQFEVLRELSIEGVHSEMPLFSLCSNLTSLVKLTVRNVKELTCLPDEMLHNNSFSLQHLSVLNCYVFRELPQSLYNLHSLKSLEIEGCTNFSSVPVPSGENHLTSLRNLQFEGCDRLTSLPSGMLEHCRSLEFLRVNYCGNLVSLPLHLWEMPLLSYLNILQCSKLNSVPAGDLHHLTGLRALFIGPLSELVDFEAFQLMFNGIQQLSSLRTLTVYGRVKWDSLPYQLMQLSALTEMVISNFGIQSLPRSLDNLTSLEMLTLRSCERLQHVDFSGVMPKLRKLKISNCPLLEALSGRLVNLVSLEELYLSNCKKLQHLPSGDDMRRLTKLWRLRIEGCPQLEESCTNRSGPNSQWSNISHIPKIIFSRKRASQNLLD; encoded by the exons ATGGCGGATCCTGTAATTGGTGCTACTGTTCAAGTTTTTCTTGAGAAGCTGCTTTCTCTCACTATTGAGGAAGTCAAAAGTTTAAGGAACTGCAAGAATGATCTCAAAATGCTGAAAAAAACTGTAACGATGATACAAGCTTTCATTCATGATGCTGAAAAACGACAAGTTGAGGATCAGACTGTGGAAGAATGGCTCAAGAGGCTTGAGAGAGTTGCTGAAGATGCTGAAAATGTGTTTGACGAATTCAGATATGAATCTCTCAAAGCAGAAGTGATGAAGATCCGGAACAAACCGATGAAAAAGGTCTGTAACTTCGTTTCTAATACAGTTTTACAATGCAAAATGTCTCGAAAAATCAACAACATCAATGAAGAGTTGAGTGCTATCAATAAGTTAGCCAAAGACCACGGTCTCCAACCCCCAACAGGTCCTTCTCGGCAAATACTACCAATTCGAGAAACAGATTCTGTGGTAGTTGCTTCTGATGTTGTTGGTAGAGACAAGGATGTTGCTGAAATAAAGGAGAAGATGTTGAACATGAGAGAGGATGTTGTTCTGTGCACCATTCCCATAGTCGGTATGGGAGGTTCAGGCAAAACAACTGTCGCTAAGATAATTTTTAATGATGAACAGATCAAGCAACAGTTTGAAAAGAGAGTTTGGTTGTGTCTACCTGAAATGTTAGAAACTAAGAGCTTTCTTGAATTGATGCTCGAATCATTGACAGAAAGGACACTTGAGGTCCGAAGCAGGGATATAATAGTCAAGAAGCTACAAGATGAATTGAGAGGGAAGAAGTATTTGCTTGTCCTGGATGATTTGTGGCGTGTCGACCCTACAATGTGGCATGATTTTGGGGACACTCTGAGAGGAATAAATACATCCAGAGGAAACTGCATTCTCGTGACTACTCGTAGGGATGAGGTGGCATCCTCAGTAGGCGCAACAGATCCTTATATGTTGGAAATATTAGCAGATAATCATTGTTGGTCCATTTTCAAACAAAGAGCATTTGTTGATGGGAAGGTTACAGAGCATTTGTTGGGCAACAGGATTGTTGAAATGTGTAAAGGTCTACCATTGGCAGCAAGTGTGTTGGGAGGCCTATTACGCAATAAGGAGAAACATGAATGGCAGACAATTCTTGATGGCAACCCCCTTGTTGCAGGTGAAGATGATACTGGGGAAAATaggataaagaaaatcctaaaactCAGCTATGATTATCTACCATTTCCACATTTGAAAAAATGTTTTGCTTACTTTGCAATGTTTCCAAAAAAATTTGAGTTTGAAAAGGACCAACTAATCCAACTCTGGATGGCAGAAGGTTTTCTTCGTCCATGTCAAAAGACCACTGTGATGGAAGATGCTGGTAACAAGTTTTTTGAACTTTTGTTGCAAAATTCCTTGCTGCAAGATGTTAAGCTAGATGAGCACAACAATATAACACATTGTAAGATGCATGATCTTGTGCATGATTTGGCTAAAGATATtttaaaatctaaactatttGATGCGAAGACGGATGGTGGAGATAATCTTTCTCAAGTTCGATACTTTGGATGGAACTCACCAAGAGATCAAATAGAGAAGATTAATGAGCCTGGACGTTTATGCACGTTGTTCTGGAAAAGCAGTGATATGTCTGAAGATATGCTATTGAGATTTCAGTTCTTGAGAGTTTTAAATTTGTCCAAGTCAGGCATCAAGGAGTTGTCAGCCTCAATAGGCAATTTAATATACTTGAGATATCTCGATCTCTCCGACACTAAGATCAAAGCCTTGCCCAACTCCATTTGCAAGCTCTACAATTTGCAAACACTTAGAGTCAATGACTGCTATGGCCTCAAGGGATTTCCATATGAGATGGAACACATGATAAGTTTGCGACATATATATTACAACTCTAATCGCTCTCAGATACTTAACATAGGGAAATTGACTTGTCTTCAAACGCTACAGCATTTCAATGTGGGTGTAGAGAAAGGTCGCCGAATAGAAGAATTAGGTCATTTGAAAAACCTTAGAGGTAAATTGACGATCAAGGGTCTACATTTGGTCCGTAATAGAGAAGAAGCTGAAAGAGCATACCTACTAGAGAAACCAAATATCTACAAGCTGGCATATTTATGGTCCCATCGTGGATGTGAAATCAGTGATGAGTATGTTTTGGATGGTCTTCGACCGCATCCTAACTTGAAATCCTTTGAAGTGAGGAGTTATTTGGGGAGTAGATTTCCTTCATTGTTCAATGAAGAATTTCTACCAAATTTGGTCAAGTTGAAATTAATTGGTTGCAGAAAGTGCATAGAAATTCCATCACTTGGCCAACTGAAACTCCTTCGGCATCTCGAGCTGGCAGAGTTCGATCAGCTGGAATGCATTGGGCCTACATTTTATGGTGTTGAGCTTAACAATAATGGATCAAGCAGCAATAACGCCAATATCCAAGTGTTCCCATCACTTAAAGAGCTAGTATTGGAGGATATGCCTAGCCTCACTGAGTGGAAGGGAGTAGAATTGATGCCAACAAGAGTTGGAGTAAGAATGTTTCCTGCGCTTGAGAAGTTGAGCATTAGCAACTGTCAACGGTTAAAAAGTACTCCAAATCAATTTGAAGTCCTACGTGAATTAAGCATTGAAGGAGTTCACAGTGAAATGCCATTGTTTAGCTTGTGCAGCAACTTGACATCTCTCGTAAAGCTTACTGTCCGTAATGTGAAAGAGCTCACTTGTCTTCCAGATGAGATGTTACACAACAACAGTTTTTCTCTTCAGCATCTATCGGTCTTAAATTGCTATGTGTTTCGTGAATTGCCACAAAGTTTGTACAATCTCCATTCTCTTAAGAGCTTAGAGATTGAAGGGTGCACCAATTTCAGTTCCGTTCCTGTTCCCAGTGGAGAGAATCATTTGACTTCCCTCCGAAATCTTCAGTTTGAGGGTTGTGATAGATTGACCAGTTTACCAAGTGGAATGCTAGAGCATTGTCGGTCTCTGGAATTTTTGCGGGTCAACTACTGTGGCAACTTAGTTTCCTTGCCTTTACATTTGTGGGAAATGCCTTTACTTTCATATTTAAATATATTACAGTGTTCCAAATTGAATAGTGTACCCGCAGGGGATCTTCATCATCTCACTGGGTTAAGGGCATTGTTTATTGGTCCTTTGTCAGAGTTGGTGGATTTCGAGGCATTCCAATTGATGTTTAATGGCATTCAGCAGCTATCGTCCCTTCGTACATTGACGGTGTACGGACGTGTGAAGTGGGATTCTCTGCCCTATCAGCTTATGCAACTCTCTGCCCTAACAGAGATGGTAATAAGTAATTTCGGAATCCAGTCCCTTCCTCGTAGTCTTGACAACCTTACTTCTCTTGAAATGTTAACACTACGGAGCTGCGAACGGCTACAACATGTGGACTTCTCAGGTGTCATGCCCAAATTACGGAAACTGAAGATCAGTAATTGTCCATTGTTAGAAGCTCTGTCGGGTCGGCTCGTCAACCTTGTTTCTTTGGAAGAGTTATATTTATCAAACTGCAAAAAACTACAGCATCTGCCATCCGGAGATGACATGCGACGCCTCACCAAATTATGGCGCCTGAGAATTGAAGGCTGCCCACAGTTAGAAGAAAGTTGCACCAATCGGAGTGGCCCAAACTCCCAATGGTCCAATATTTCCCATATTCCAAAAATTATCTTTAGTAGGAAGAGGGCCAGTCAGAACTTAC TTGACTAG
- the LOC104237622 gene encoding putative disease resistance protein RGA1 isoform X1 produces the protein MADPVIGATVQVFLEKLLSLTIEEVKSLRNCKNDLKMLKKTVTMIQAFIHDAEKRQVEDQTVEEWLKRLERVAEDAENVFDEFRYESLKAEVMKIRNKPMKKVCNFVSNTVLQCKMSRKINNINEELSAINKLAKDHGLQPPTGPSRQILPIRETDSVVVASDVVGRDKDVAEIKEKMLNMREDVVLCTIPIVGMGGSGKTTVAKIIFNDEQIKQQFEKRVWLCLPEMLETKSFLELMLESLTERTLEVRSRDIIVKKLQDELRGKKYLLVLDDLWRVDPTMWHDFGDTLRGINTSRGNCILVTTRRDEVASSVGATDPYMLEILADNHCWSIFKQRAFVDGKVTEHLLGNRIVEMCKGLPLAASVLGGLLRNKEKHEWQTILDGNPLVAGEDDTGENRIKKILKLSYDYLPFPHLKKCFAYFAMFPKKFEFEKDQLIQLWMAEGFLRPCQKTTVMEDAGNKFFELLLQNSLLQDVKLDEHNNITHCKMHDLVHDLAKDILKSKLFDAKTDGGDNLSQVRYFGWNSPRDQIEKINEPGRLCTLFWKSSDMSEDMLLRFQFLRVLNLSKSGIKELSASIGNLIYLRYLDLSDTKIKALPNSICKLYNLQTLRVNDCYGLKGFPYEMEHMISLRHIYYNSNRSQILNIGKLTCLQTLQHFNVGVEKGRRIEELGHLKNLRGKLTIKGLHLVRNREEAERAYLLEKPNIYKLAYLWSHRGCEISDEYVLDGLRPHPNLKSFEVRSYLGSRFPSLFNEEFLPNLVKLKLIGCRKCIEIPSLGQLKLLRHLELAEFDQLECIGPTFYGVELNNNGSSSNNANIQVFPSLKELVLEDMPSLTEWKGVELMPTRVGVRMFPALEKLSISNCQRLKSTPNQFEVLRELSIEGVHSEMPLFSLCSNLTSLVKLTVRNVKELTCLPDEMLHNNSFSLQHLSVLNCYVFRELPQSLYNLHSLKSLEIEGCTNFSSVPVPSGENHLTSLRNLQFEGCDRLTSLPSGMLEHCRSLEFLRVNYCGNLVSLPLHLWEMPLLSYLNILQCSKLNSVPAGDLHHLTGLRALFIGPLSELVDFEAFQLMFNGIQQLSSLRTLTVYGRVKWDSLPYQLMQLSALTEMVISNFGIQSLPRSLDNLTSLEMLTLRSCERLQHVDFSGVMPKLRKLKISNCPLLEALSGRLVNLVSLEELYLSNCKKLQHLPSGDDMRRLTKLWRLRIEGCPQLEESCTNRSGPNSQWSNISHIPKIIFSRKRASQNLRKFLFFFQFLSQFFFFFVNCFSHHSPLLLYSF, from the coding sequence ATGGCGGATCCTGTAATTGGTGCTACTGTTCAAGTTTTTCTTGAGAAGCTGCTTTCTCTCACTATTGAGGAAGTCAAAAGTTTAAGGAACTGCAAGAATGATCTCAAAATGCTGAAAAAAACTGTAACGATGATACAAGCTTTCATTCATGATGCTGAAAAACGACAAGTTGAGGATCAGACTGTGGAAGAATGGCTCAAGAGGCTTGAGAGAGTTGCTGAAGATGCTGAAAATGTGTTTGACGAATTCAGATATGAATCTCTCAAAGCAGAAGTGATGAAGATCCGGAACAAACCGATGAAAAAGGTCTGTAACTTCGTTTCTAATACAGTTTTACAATGCAAAATGTCTCGAAAAATCAACAACATCAATGAAGAGTTGAGTGCTATCAATAAGTTAGCCAAAGACCACGGTCTCCAACCCCCAACAGGTCCTTCTCGGCAAATACTACCAATTCGAGAAACAGATTCTGTGGTAGTTGCTTCTGATGTTGTTGGTAGAGACAAGGATGTTGCTGAAATAAAGGAGAAGATGTTGAACATGAGAGAGGATGTTGTTCTGTGCACCATTCCCATAGTCGGTATGGGAGGTTCAGGCAAAACAACTGTCGCTAAGATAATTTTTAATGATGAACAGATCAAGCAACAGTTTGAAAAGAGAGTTTGGTTGTGTCTACCTGAAATGTTAGAAACTAAGAGCTTTCTTGAATTGATGCTCGAATCATTGACAGAAAGGACACTTGAGGTCCGAAGCAGGGATATAATAGTCAAGAAGCTACAAGATGAATTGAGAGGGAAGAAGTATTTGCTTGTCCTGGATGATTTGTGGCGTGTCGACCCTACAATGTGGCATGATTTTGGGGACACTCTGAGAGGAATAAATACATCCAGAGGAAACTGCATTCTCGTGACTACTCGTAGGGATGAGGTGGCATCCTCAGTAGGCGCAACAGATCCTTATATGTTGGAAATATTAGCAGATAATCATTGTTGGTCCATTTTCAAACAAAGAGCATTTGTTGATGGGAAGGTTACAGAGCATTTGTTGGGCAACAGGATTGTTGAAATGTGTAAAGGTCTACCATTGGCAGCAAGTGTGTTGGGAGGCCTATTACGCAATAAGGAGAAACATGAATGGCAGACAATTCTTGATGGCAACCCCCTTGTTGCAGGTGAAGATGATACTGGGGAAAATaggataaagaaaatcctaaaactCAGCTATGATTATCTACCATTTCCACATTTGAAAAAATGTTTTGCTTACTTTGCAATGTTTCCAAAAAAATTTGAGTTTGAAAAGGACCAACTAATCCAACTCTGGATGGCAGAAGGTTTTCTTCGTCCATGTCAAAAGACCACTGTGATGGAAGATGCTGGTAACAAGTTTTTTGAACTTTTGTTGCAAAATTCCTTGCTGCAAGATGTTAAGCTAGATGAGCACAACAATATAACACATTGTAAGATGCATGATCTTGTGCATGATTTGGCTAAAGATATtttaaaatctaaactatttGATGCGAAGACGGATGGTGGAGATAATCTTTCTCAAGTTCGATACTTTGGATGGAACTCACCAAGAGATCAAATAGAGAAGATTAATGAGCCTGGACGTTTATGCACGTTGTTCTGGAAAAGCAGTGATATGTCTGAAGATATGCTATTGAGATTTCAGTTCTTGAGAGTTTTAAATTTGTCCAAGTCAGGCATCAAGGAGTTGTCAGCCTCAATAGGCAATTTAATATACTTGAGATATCTCGATCTCTCCGACACTAAGATCAAAGCCTTGCCCAACTCCATTTGCAAGCTCTACAATTTGCAAACACTTAGAGTCAATGACTGCTATGGCCTCAAGGGATTTCCATATGAGATGGAACACATGATAAGTTTGCGACATATATATTACAACTCTAATCGCTCTCAGATACTTAACATAGGGAAATTGACTTGTCTTCAAACGCTACAGCATTTCAATGTGGGTGTAGAGAAAGGTCGCCGAATAGAAGAATTAGGTCATTTGAAAAACCTTAGAGGTAAATTGACGATCAAGGGTCTACATTTGGTCCGTAATAGAGAAGAAGCTGAAAGAGCATACCTACTAGAGAAACCAAATATCTACAAGCTGGCATATTTATGGTCCCATCGTGGATGTGAAATCAGTGATGAGTATGTTTTGGATGGTCTTCGACCGCATCCTAACTTGAAATCCTTTGAAGTGAGGAGTTATTTGGGGAGTAGATTTCCTTCATTGTTCAATGAAGAATTTCTACCAAATTTGGTCAAGTTGAAATTAATTGGTTGCAGAAAGTGCATAGAAATTCCATCACTTGGCCAACTGAAACTCCTTCGGCATCTCGAGCTGGCAGAGTTCGATCAGCTGGAATGCATTGGGCCTACATTTTATGGTGTTGAGCTTAACAATAATGGATCAAGCAGCAATAACGCCAATATCCAAGTGTTCCCATCACTTAAAGAGCTAGTATTGGAGGATATGCCTAGCCTCACTGAGTGGAAGGGAGTAGAATTGATGCCAACAAGAGTTGGAGTAAGAATGTTTCCTGCGCTTGAGAAGTTGAGCATTAGCAACTGTCAACGGTTAAAAAGTACTCCAAATCAATTTGAAGTCCTACGTGAATTAAGCATTGAAGGAGTTCACAGTGAAATGCCATTGTTTAGCTTGTGCAGCAACTTGACATCTCTCGTAAAGCTTACTGTCCGTAATGTGAAAGAGCTCACTTGTCTTCCAGATGAGATGTTACACAACAACAGTTTTTCTCTTCAGCATCTATCGGTCTTAAATTGCTATGTGTTTCGTGAATTGCCACAAAGTTTGTACAATCTCCATTCTCTTAAGAGCTTAGAGATTGAAGGGTGCACCAATTTCAGTTCCGTTCCTGTTCCCAGTGGAGAGAATCATTTGACTTCCCTCCGAAATCTTCAGTTTGAGGGTTGTGATAGATTGACCAGTTTACCAAGTGGAATGCTAGAGCATTGTCGGTCTCTGGAATTTTTGCGGGTCAACTACTGTGGCAACTTAGTTTCCTTGCCTTTACATTTGTGGGAAATGCCTTTACTTTCATATTTAAATATATTACAGTGTTCCAAATTGAATAGTGTACCCGCAGGGGATCTTCATCATCTCACTGGGTTAAGGGCATTGTTTATTGGTCCTTTGTCAGAGTTGGTGGATTTCGAGGCATTCCAATTGATGTTTAATGGCATTCAGCAGCTATCGTCCCTTCGTACATTGACGGTGTACGGACGTGTGAAGTGGGATTCTCTGCCCTATCAGCTTATGCAACTCTCTGCCCTAACAGAGATGGTAATAAGTAATTTCGGAATCCAGTCCCTTCCTCGTAGTCTTGACAACCTTACTTCTCTTGAAATGTTAACACTACGGAGCTGCGAACGGCTACAACATGTGGACTTCTCAGGTGTCATGCCCAAATTACGGAAACTGAAGATCAGTAATTGTCCATTGTTAGAAGCTCTGTCGGGTCGGCTCGTCAACCTTGTTTCTTTGGAAGAGTTATATTTATCAAACTGCAAAAAACTACAGCATCTGCCATCCGGAGATGACATGCGACGCCTCACCAAATTATGGCGCCTGAGAATTGAAGGCTGCCCACAGTTAGAAGAAAGTTGCACCAATCGGAGTGGCCCAAACTCCCAATGGTCCAATATTTCCCATATTCCAAAAATTATCTTTAGTAGGAAGAGGGCCAGTCAGAACTTACGTAAGTTTCTGTTTTTCTTTCAGTTTCTGAgtcaatttttcttcttctttgtcaaTTGTTTCTCTCACCATTCTCCTTTGCTCCTTTATTCTTTTTAA